In one Candidatus Woesearchaeota archaeon genomic region, the following are encoded:
- the proB gene encoding glutamate 5-kinase — MRNFSGAKRVVVKVGTNILTKNKGIDTGYIKSIAAQLGSLVRKSRECILVSSGAIGFGSMQLGIKKASRNIRMKQSLAAVGQRILMNEYAKAFAKQHIEIAQILMTYDVISERKTFLNLRSCIEKLLSMGVVPIINENDVISIDEIGTRFGDNDRLSALVASKIDADLLILLTDIDGLYDDNPKKNDKAGKLSIIEKITPRIKRYAGRSGSLFAVGGMHTKIDAAKIAMDAGCSTIIADGRQQKVLPRIMGGEEIGTLFLAKGKLSSKKRWILNAKPSGRIRVNKLAEEVLKKGKSSLLPIGIEKVEGNFSKGDVVRLNDFAQAVADLDSKDMDKVKGMKSSRACRILGKKCRDEVIRKENIVFIRKL; from the coding sequence ATGAGAAATTTTTCCGGTGCAAAAAGGGTTGTAGTGAAGGTAGGGACAAACATTCTTACCAAGAATAAGGGCATAGATACTGGGTATATAAAATCAATTGCCGCACAGTTGGGCTCGCTTGTAAGGAAAAGCAGGGAATGCATTCTTGTCAGTTCTGGCGCTATAGGCTTCGGCAGCATGCAGCTCGGCATAAAGAAAGCCTCAAGGAATATAAGGATGAAGCAGTCCCTGGCAGCTGTAGGCCAGCGGATACTCATGAATGAATATGCAAAGGCATTCGCAAAGCAGCATATAGAGATAGCACAGATACTGATGACCTATGATGTCATATCCGAAAGGAAGACTTTCCTGAATCTTCGCAGCTGCATAGAGAAACTGCTTAGCATGGGTGTTGTTCCCATAATAAATGAAAATGATGTTATAAGCATAGATGAGATAGGGACAAGGTTTGGAGACAACGACCGCTTAAGTGCTCTTGTTGCATCAAAGATAGATGCAGATTTGCTCATCCTGCTCACCGATATCGACGGCCTGTACGATGACAACCCCAAAAAGAATGATAAGGCAGGGAAATTGAGCATCATAGAGAAAATCACGCCGAGGATTAAGAGATATGCAGGCAGGTCAGGAAGCTTGTTTGCAGTAGGGGGTATGCATACAAAGATAGATGCCGCAAAAATAGCAATGGATGCCGGCTGCTCGACAATAATTGCAGACGGAAGGCAGCAAAAAGTCCTTCCCAGGATAATGGGTGGCGAGGAGATAGGCACGCTGTTCCTCGCTAAGGGAAAGCTCTCCTCAAAGAAGAGGTGGATTCTGAATGCAAAGCCCAGTGGCAGGATTAGGGTCAATAAGCTTGCGGAAGAGGTGCTCAAAAAAGGGAAGTCAAGCCTGCTCCCGATAGGAATTGAAAAGGTGGAAGGCAATTTTAGCAAAGGGGATGTTGTCCGCCTGAATGATTTTGCGCAGGCTGTCGCTGACCTGGACAGCAAGGATATGGATAAGGTAAAGGGCATGAAAAGCAGCAGGGCATGCAGGATTTTAGGGAAAAAATGCAGGGATGAGGTAATAAGGAAAGAAAATATAGTCTTTATACGTAAACTTTAA
- a CDS encoding glutamate-5-semialdehyde dehydrogenase, translating to MKNIKDKAKEVQNASMLMATLSSDDKNNGLKAIAKALDIEREKLKQENSRDIELAKKQKIGEALLKRLVFDDEKINQLIAGINELAAMDDPIGLTLKSTELDTGLELFCQSCPIGVIGVIFEARPDALVQISCLCLKSSNSVILKGGKEAASTNKALFDLIRRSTESYSVPRGWIQLLETRDDVKKMLAMDEYIDLIIPRGSNKFVRYVMDNTRIPVLGHADGICHVYVDDEADLDMAVKVCYDSKCQYAAVCNAMETLLVHTKIASEFLDKLKDVLGVCNVKLLGDDKTRKILSIPQAGEKDWSTEYNDLMLSIKVVEDIDEAIMHINRYGSRHTDVIVTKTRAKARKFMLRVDSANVFWNCSTRFSDGYRYGLGAEVGISTSKIHARGPVGLEGLAIYKWKLIGNGHIVADYAGEQPKKKFTHKQLSKNFPLEEE from the coding sequence ATGAAGAATATAAAAGACAAGGCAAAGGAAGTGCAGAATGCTTCAATGCTTATGGCAACCCTCAGCAGCGACGATAAGAATAACGGCCTGAAAGCAATAGCAAAGGCCTTAGACATAGAAAGGGAAAAGCTGAAGCAGGAAAACAGCAGGGATATTGAGCTTGCCAAGAAGCAGAAAATAGGGGAAGCGCTGCTTAAGAGGCTTGTATTTGATGATGAAAAGATAAACCAGCTCATAGCAGGAATAAATGAGCTTGCAGCGATGGACGACCCCATAGGATTAACCCTGAAATCCACAGAACTCGACACAGGCCTTGAATTATTCTGCCAGAGCTGCCCTATAGGCGTAATAGGGGTAATATTCGAAGCCCGCCCGGATGCTTTAGTGCAGATATCCTGCCTGTGCCTGAAATCAAGCAATTCTGTTATCCTTAAAGGCGGAAAAGAAGCTGCAAGCACCAATAAGGCGCTCTTTGATCTTATCAGGAGGTCGACTGAATCGTACAGCGTTCCCAGGGGATGGATACAGCTGCTTGAGACAAGGGACGACGTGAAAAAGATGCTCGCAATGGATGAATACATCGATCTTATCATACCGCGCGGCTCAAATAAGTTTGTAAGATATGTCATGGACAATACAAGAATTCCGGTCCTGGGGCATGCAGACGGCATCTGCCATGTGTATGTGGATGATGAAGCGGATTTGGATATGGCCGTAAAGGTCTGCTATGACTCAAAATGCCAGTATGCTGCAGTATGCAATGCAATGGAAACATTATTAGTGCACACCAAGATTGCCTCAGAGTTTCTGGATAAGTTAAAGGATGTCCTTGGCGTATGCAATGTCAAATTATTGGGAGACGACAAGACAAGAAAGATATTGAGCATACCGCAGGCCGGCGAAAAAGACTGGAGTACAGAATACAATGACTTGATGCTTTCCATCAAGGTTGTTGAGGATATTGACGAAGCAATAATGCATATTAATAGGTATGGCAGCAGGCATACAGACGTTATTGTCACAAAGACAAGAGCCAAGGCCAGAAAATTCATGTTAAGGGTAGATTCTGCTAATGTATTCTGGAACTGTTCCACAAGATTTTCAGACGGCTATAGGTACGGCCTGGGGGCAGAGGTGGGCATCTCCACATCCAAGATACACGCCCGCGGGCCTGTCGGTTTAGAGGGGCTCGCTATCTATAAATGGAAATTAATAGGAAATGGTCACATTGTGGCTGATTATGCAGGAGAGCAGCCAAAAAAGAAATTCACGCATAAGCAGCTTTCGAAGAATTTTCCGCTGGAGGAAGAATGA
- the proC gene encoding pyrroline-5-carboxylate reductase, whose protein sequence is MVRIGFIGSGNMATALIKGILEMGICDAKGIIASDNNPAKLDKVKQLEISATNRNKEVVQHSDVIFLAVKPQDIYDVLKEIKDYIRRDNIIVSIAAGIKISKIESIIGKKKIVRVMPNTPCLVSEMAAGFAPNSEMEQQEIETIELILNASGSAYRMKESLLDAVTGLSGSGPAFVAELIKAFTEAGIENSLDRETAYALTLQTFRGTARLLSEKKMQPEELVRMVSSPGGTTIAGREILDNSDVKGVIKKAIRKAVERSRELGK, encoded by the coding sequence ATGGTCAGAATAGGCTTTATAGGTTCAGGAAATATGGCTACTGCCCTGATAAAGGGAATCCTTGAAATGGGCATCTGCGATGCTAAGGGGATAATCGCCTCTGACAACAATCCTGCTAAGCTGGATAAGGTAAAACAGCTTGAAATTTCTGCAACTAATCGCAATAAGGAGGTTGTGCAGCATTCCGATGTCATCTTTCTTGCTGTCAAGCCCCAGGATATATACGATGTCCTTAAAGAGATAAAAGATTATATCAGGAGGGATAATATTATAGTCTCGATAGCAGCCGGAATAAAGATAAGCAAAATTGAGTCAATTATAGGGAAGAAGAAGATAGTAAGGGTTATGCCCAACACGCCCTGCCTCGTATCAGAGATGGCAGCAGGCTTTGCGCCTAACAGCGAGATGGAGCAGCAGGAGATAGAAACCATAGAGCTCATCCTAAATGCTTCAGGCAGCGCGTACAGGATGAAGGAAAGCCTGCTTGATGCAGTAACCGGATTAAGCGGCAGCGGCCCCGCATTTGTCGCAGAGCTGATAAAAGCGTTCACCGAAGCAGGGATAGAAAACAGCCTAGATAGGGAAACTGCTTATGCACTCACTCTGCAGACATTCAGGGGAACAGCCAGGCTGCTTTCAGAAAAAAAGATGCAGCCCGAAGAGCTGGTCAGAATGGTAAGCTCGCCCGGTGGCACCACAATAGCAGGAAGGGAAATACTGGACAATTCAGATGTAAAGGGAGTGATAAAGAAAGCAATAAGGAAAGCCGTTGAAAGGAGCAGGGAGCTGGGAAAATAG
- a CDS encoding alpha/beta fold hydrolase: MLKKEVFLLVLVILACSAYSEISDSFKLGEIKQYLTANQNITAYFREIDPLKERAEFVVNGEVYNMLPMQSTKIGNVSFIFMGMEGSSFSTVAADIILDGYVPFECVRECENSSFVDFLQIFFEDFELCKRDCSEGCSLYKEIKCVKNEIWVVDNCREQEKKLESCGISCINAECTYCGNSRCEFPETYFNCKDCRQNPGFCIGDTDCQYNQECVSGQCSSQQFTEGDGICSYPYEKCSSEDCSCGAQEAEISRNNNPIIIIHGFSSDASKLKKLQNEISFDLGYTHGGEIAVDDIDCVSHDKNIVYTATYYEIPEKKSKDIPAYLENAIKKYSRKENNGKNKFVDKFARIIDKAKACSNSDKVTVIAHSWGGIIARQYLLREDNIKNVDKLIMLGTLNHGEIYGEQKYELIRGLETTLGERRALIKECSNIGLPAVVLSFIDGRDVTNECEQIHRNPISSSILSIDETPGPVEYYTIAGKIDEMGDGMVTADSVKLEGAVFNRIVPCGHFDLKNPGRCIESYRAVIEALGYEHETTIKSGIMNFIKRSFHSLLS, from the coding sequence ATGCTGAAAAAAGAGGTATTTTTGCTGGTTTTAGTAATTTTGGCGTGCAGCGCATATTCCGAGATATCTGATTCATTTAAACTGGGAGAGATAAAGCAATACCTTACTGCAAATCAGAATATAACTGCTTATTTCAGGGAGATAGACCCGCTAAAGGAAAGGGCAGAATTTGTGGTAAACGGGGAAGTGTATAATATGCTTCCTATGCAGAGCACAAAAATAGGCAACGTAAGCTTTATTTTCATGGGCATGGAAGGAAGCAGCTTTAGCACTGTTGCTGCGGATATAATACTGGACGGCTATGTGCCTTTTGAATGCGTCAGGGAATGTGAAAACAGCAGCTTTGTTGATTTCCTTCAGATTTTTTTTGAGGATTTTGAGCTGTGCAAAAGGGACTGCAGCGAGGGATGCAGCCTTTACAAGGAGATAAAATGCGTAAAAAATGAGATTTGGGTTGTTGACAACTGCAGGGAGCAGGAAAAGAAGCTGGAAAGCTGCGGCATATCGTGCATCAATGCAGAATGCACATACTGTGGAAACAGCAGATGCGAATTCCCTGAGACATATTTCAACTGCAAGGACTGCAGGCAAAATCCCGGCTTTTGCATAGGCGATACAGACTGCCAGTATAACCAGGAGTGCGTTTCAGGGCAGTGTTCCAGCCAGCAGTTTACTGAAGGGGACGGCATATGCTCTTATCCCTATGAAAAATGCAGCTCGGAAGACTGCAGCTGCGGGGCACAGGAAGCTGAAATATCGAGAAACAACAACCCGATAATAATCATACACGGCTTTTCGAGCGATGCATCGAAGCTGAAAAAACTTCAGAACGAAATTTCCTTTGACCTCGGATACACACACGGCGGCGAGATTGCTGTGGATGATATCGATTGCGTTTCACACGATAAGAATATAGTTTATACTGCGACATACTATGAAATACCCGAAAAAAAGAGCAAAGATATCCCTGCCTACTTAGAAAATGCCATTAAAAAATACAGCAGGAAAGAGAACAATGGCAAAAACAAGTTCGTGGACAAGTTCGCCAGGATAATAGATAAGGCCAAGGCATGCTCGAATTCTGATAAAGTGACGGTAATCGCACACAGCTGGGGAGGAATTATTGCAAGGCAATACTTATTGAGGGAAGATAACATAAAGAACGTGGATAAGCTTATAATGCTTGGAACGCTCAACCACGGGGAGATTTACGGGGAGCAGAAGTACGAGCTTATCAGAGGCCTGGAAACCACCTTAGGTGAGAGGAGAGCATTGATTAAGGAATGCTCTAACATAGGGCTGCCCGCTGTGGTGCTTTCATTTATAGACGGCAGGGATGTTACAAATGAGTGCGAGCAGATACATAGAAACCCTATTTCAAGCAGCATCCTAAGCATTGATGAAACACCCGGGCCGGTGGAGTATTATACGATAGCGGGGAAGATAGATGAGATGGGAGACGGCATGGTAACAGCAGACAGCGTAAAACTGGAGGGGGCTGTTTTCAACAGGATTGTGCCCTGCGGCCATTTTGACCTGAAGAATCCGGGCAGGTGCATAGAATCCTACAGAGCGGTTATCGAAGCGCTGGGATATGAGCACGAAACAACCATAAAATCAGGCATTATGAATTTTATAAAAAGGTCTTTTCATTCTTTGCTTTCGTGA
- a CDS encoding 50S ribosomal protein L37e: MGKGTAAMGRKSGKKNMVNCRRCGKRTFHIHKKKCSGCGYGSSSKLRTYKWKKK, translated from the coding sequence ATGGGAAAAGGAACCGCAGCCATGGGCAGAAAATCAGGAAAGAAGAATATGGTAAACTGCAGAAGGTGCGGCAAGCGGACATTTCATATCCATAAGAAAAAATGCTCAGGCTGCGGCTATGGCTCTTCTTCCAAGCTAAGGACATATAAGTGGAAGAAAAAATAG
- a CDS encoding small nuclear ribonucleoprotein (Enables 3` processing of polyadenylated mRNAs and tRNA precursors), with protein METSRPLDALNRARDKKVIVELKNNKQYIGQLKAFDIHINVVLENAEEHIEETTEKEVDGRKIIVKTGNLIMKRKLGIVFIRGDTITIISPE; from the coding sequence ATGGAAACTTCCAGACCATTAGATGCCCTTAACAGGGCCAGGGATAAGAAAGTAATAGTCGAATTAAAGAACAATAAGCAGTACATAGGCCAGCTTAAGGCTTTTGACATTCATATCAACGTGGTTCTTGAAAATGCTGAAGAACATATTGAAGAGACAACCGAGAAAGAAGTTGATGGCAGGAAAATAATAGTCAAAACAGGAAACCTGATAATGAAGAGAAAGCTGGGAATAGTTTTTATCAGGGGCGACACAATAACCATCATCTCTCCGGAGTAG
- a CDS encoding RNA-guided pseudouridylation complex pseudouridine synthase subunit Cbf5, giving the protein MNALPCESIQRDVIVKKESITDPSMGFDIGRRPVETLIYYGIINIDKPKGPTSHQVSDYVQKILDIDKAGHAGTLDPAVTGVLPIALCRATRIVQALLPAGKEYVCIMHLHKDAGERKIKKVFRQFTGKIRQTPPIKSAVRRKEREREVYYLDIMERDSRDILFKVGCEAGTYIRKLVHDMGAKLGTGAHMASLRRTKAACFGESSLFTLQDLADAYYYWKEDNNEAFIRKIVQPMESALSHLSKIWVNDSAVEALCHGRPLAVPGISKLHNNINPEDAVALMTLKNELIAIADSAMTSLCMLKSRRGIAAQPKKVFMKEHTYA; this is encoded by the coding sequence ATGAATGCCCTTCCCTGCGAAAGCATACAGAGAGATGTCATTGTAAAGAAAGAGTCTATAACCGACCCCTCTATGGGGTTTGATATAGGCAGGAGGCCGGTGGAAACGCTCATATATTACGGCATTATAAACATTGATAAGCCTAAAGGCCCCACTTCTCACCAGGTCAGCGATTATGTCCAGAAGATACTTGATATAGATAAGGCAGGCCATGCCGGTACATTGGATCCCGCTGTGACAGGAGTTCTTCCCATAGCTTTGTGCAGGGCCACAAGAATAGTCCAGGCTCTGCTGCCTGCCGGAAAAGAATACGTCTGCATAATGCATTTGCATAAGGACGCAGGGGAAAGGAAAATAAAGAAGGTTTTCAGGCAGTTTACAGGCAAGATAAGGCAAACGCCGCCCATAAAATCAGCAGTGAGAAGAAAGGAGCGCGAAAGGGAAGTATATTATCTTGATATTATGGAGAGGGACAGCCGCGATATACTGTTTAAGGTCGGATGCGAGGCAGGAACCTATATCAGGAAGCTTGTCCATGATATGGGGGCAAAGCTCGGCACAGGTGCACACATGGCTTCATTAAGGCGCACAAAAGCAGCATGCTTCGGTGAATCCTCTTTATTTACCCTGCAGGATTTGGCAGACGCTTATTATTATTGGAAAGAGGATAACAATGAGGCTTTCATAAGGAAGATAGTACAGCCCATGGAATCAGCGCTTAGCCATCTGTCAAAGATATGGGTAAATGATTCTGCTGTGGAGGCCCTGTGCCACGGCAGGCCTTTGGCGGTTCCGGGCATATCAAAGCTGCACAACAACATCAATCCCGAAGACGCTGTAGCCCTGATGACCCTGAAAAACGAGCTCATAGCAATAGCAGACTCAGCCATGACATCTCTCTGTATGCTCAAGAGCAGGAGGGGAATTGCAGCACAGCCGAAAAAAGTTTTCATGAAAGAACACACATATGCCTGA
- the dapB gene encoding 4-hydroxy-tetrahydrodipicolinate reductase codes for MKIAIVGYGRMGHEIEAAAKSKGHEIVRVDNKCRADFCGIDKNSMAGVDVAIDFTAPESAINNAGKYNELGVNAVIGTTGWYGSMEKMKEAARDIGLIWSGNFSMGVNVFFRIIENAAKMMNNLDNYDVSAFEMHHKGKKDSPSGTAKMIGDIILRNIDRKKKLETGQLSRKIGDDELHFASVRGGSAPGTHSVFFDSDADTIELTHRARSRKGFALGAVTAAEWIKDRKGFYNIDDMMSELIK; via the coding sequence ATGAAAATCGCAATAGTGGGATACGGAAGAATGGGGCATGAGATAGAAGCAGCTGCGAAGTCAAAAGGCCATGAAATAGTGAGAGTGGATAACAAATGCAGGGCTGATTTCTGTGGCATTGATAAAAATTCCATGGCAGGCGTGGATGTTGCTATAGATTTTACTGCACCGGAATCTGCAATAAATAATGCAGGAAAATATAATGAGCTCGGGGTAAATGCTGTCATCGGAACAACAGGATGGTATGGAAGTATGGAAAAGATGAAAGAAGCTGCCAGGGACATAGGCCTTATATGGAGCGGTAATTTTTCAATGGGAGTTAATGTTTTTTTCAGGATAATAGAGAATGCCGCAAAGATGATGAATAACCTCGATAATTATGATGTATCTGCTTTTGAGATGCACCATAAGGGGAAAAAGGATTCGCCGAGTGGCACTGCTAAGATGATAGGGGATATTATCCTGAGGAATATCGACAGGAAGAAAAAGCTGGAAACAGGGCAACTCAGCAGGAAAATAGGGGATGATGAGCTTCATTTTGCTTCAGTAAGAGGCGGCTCTGCGCCCGGAACCCACAGCGTGTTCTTTGATTCCGATGCTGATACTATTGAGCTGACACACAGGGCAAGAAGCAGAAAAGGGTTTGCGCTGGGCGCTGTCACAGCGGCCGAGTGGATAAAAGACAGGAAAGGCTTCTACAATATCGATGATATGATGAGCGAGCTGATCAAATAG
- a CDS encoding 4-hydroxy-tetrahydrodipicolinate synthase produces MFRGVYTAIITPFTDEGKVDWAALKNLVEFQIENKVAGIVPMGTTGESPTLDHEEHDEVIRKVIGWADKRCAVIAGTGSNSTSEAIKLSQHAEKAGADACLVVNPYYNKPTQEGLYRHFKAVADCVKIPIVVYNIKGRTAVNVETPTLMRLIEGCDNITAVKEASGDIEQIKDVIKQSPDDFSVLSGDDGITLELIRAGGHGVVSVASNIIPDRMVGMVENALEGNFKEAGVSDKELQKFFDGEFIETNPIPIKAALAMKGMCREVYRLPMCELRPENREKWKKILTDMRVI; encoded by the coding sequence ATGTTCAGGGGAGTTTATACTGCAATAATAACGCCGTTTACAGATGAAGGGAAGGTTGACTGGGCTGCTTTGAAGAACCTTGTAGAGTTCCAGATAGAGAATAAGGTAGCCGGCATAGTACCCATGGGCACTACAGGGGAAAGCCCTACACTGGACCATGAAGAGCATGATGAAGTTATAAGAAAAGTCATAGGTTGGGCGGATAAGAGATGCGCTGTGATTGCGGGAACAGGCTCGAATTCAACTTCCGAGGCAATAAAGCTGAGCCAGCATGCAGAAAAGGCAGGGGCTGACGCATGTTTGGTTGTAAATCCTTATTACAACAAGCCAACGCAAGAAGGTTTGTACAGGCACTTCAAGGCTGTGGCTGACTGTGTAAAGATTCCGATAGTTGTTTATAATATCAAGGGAAGGACTGCTGTTAATGTGGAAACCCCCACGCTGATGAGGCTCATTGAGGGCTGCGATAATATCACTGCAGTAAAGGAAGCATCAGGAGACATAGAGCAGATAAAGGATGTTATAAAACAGAGCCCTGATGATTTCTCTGTGCTGAGCGGGGACGACGGCATTACCCTGGAGCTGATAAGAGCAGGCGGCCATGGTGTTGTTTCGGTTGCTTCAAACATAATTCCTGACCGCATGGTGGGCATGGTTGAGAACGCCCTTGAAGGCAATTTCAAGGAAGCAGGGGTTTCGGACAAGGAGCTGCAGAAATTCTTTGACGGGGAATTCATAGAGACTAATCCCATACCAATAAAGGCTGCCCTGGCCATGAAGGGAATGTGCAGGGAAGTGTACAGGCTGCCCATGTGCGAGCTAAGGCCTGAGAACAGGGAGAAATGGAAAAAGATTCTTACAGACATGAGAGTTATCTGA
- a CDS encoding AbrB/MazE/SpoVT family DNA-binding domain-containing protein: MICAKTKQWGNSIGIIIPKDVVREMNIKPDEEICIEVTAKKGNVLKELFGALPSKKSAEEVLKQARENESRYF; this comes from the coding sequence ATGATATGCGCAAAAACAAAGCAATGGGGCAATTCAATAGGAATTATTATCCCGAAGGATGTAGTCAGGGAAATGAATATCAAGCCTGATGAAGAGATTTGTATTGAAGTTACTGCAAAAAAAGGAAATGTGTTAAAAGAACTTTTTGGGGCACTGCCTTCCAAAAAATCTGCTGAAGAGGTTTTGAAGCAAGCCCGGGAGAATGAAAGCAGGTATTTTTAA
- a CDS encoding diaminopimelate decarboxylase: MLSKKLPFDKRKIEEIKGKWPTPFHIYDEKAIRKNAHRLYRAFSWVRGFKNHFAVKALPNPFILKILKEEGMGTDCSSLPELVLSEKAGIKGEDIMFTSNDTPVEEFAKAHELGAIINLDDITHIETLEKALGGKVPELISFRYNPGPLRKGNVIIGDPKEAKYGLTREQLFKAYRIMKEKGCKRFALHTMVVSNELNPEYHIETAKMLFELAAEIKERLGIKIEFINLGGGYGIPMKPGEKPIDLGYVSKGIRKQYDKIIRKNGLHPLRIIMESGRAVTGPYGYLVMTVRHVMRKYKDFAGVDATMANLMRPALYGAYHHITVLGKEDKPKNCTYDVVGSLCENNDKFAIDRKIPEIEEGDILVQHDTGAHGHAMGFNYNGKLRSAELLLREDGSVMEIRRAEAADDYFSTLDFGELKKFK; the protein is encoded by the coding sequence ATGTTAAGCAAAAAATTACCATTCGACAAGAGAAAAATTGAAGAGATAAAAGGAAAATGGCCAACACCTTTCCATATCTATGATGAAAAGGCTATCCGGAAGAATGCCCATAGACTCTATAGGGCTTTTTCATGGGTGAGGGGATTTAAGAATCATTTTGCAGTCAAGGCTCTGCCTAACCCATTTATCCTGAAGATTCTGAAGGAAGAGGGGATGGGAACAGACTGCTCGAGCTTGCCTGAGCTGGTCCTTTCTGAGAAAGCGGGAATAAAGGGAGAGGACATAATGTTCACTTCCAATGACACCCCAGTGGAAGAGTTTGCGAAAGCGCATGAGCTTGGGGCTATAATAAATCTGGACGATATCACCCATATAGAGACTTTGGAGAAGGCATTAGGCGGCAAGGTCCCTGAATTGATAAGCTTTCGCTATAATCCCGGCCCCTTAAGAAAAGGAAATGTGATAATAGGGGATCCTAAAGAGGCAAAATACGGGCTAACGAGAGAGCAGCTGTTTAAAGCATACAGGATAATGAAGGAAAAAGGGTGCAAAAGGTTTGCACTGCATACAATGGTAGTCTCAAATGAGCTCAATCCTGAATACCATATCGAGACAGCAAAGATGCTGTTTGAATTGGCTGCTGAGATAAAGGAAAGGCTGGGCATAAAGATAGAATTCATCAATCTGGGAGGGGGCTACGGCATACCCATGAAGCCAGGTGAAAAGCCCATCGATCTGGGTTATGTCTCGAAAGGCATCAGGAAACAGTATGATAAAATAATAAGGAAGAACGGGCTGCACCCCTTGAGGATAATAATGGAATCAGGCAGGGCAGTAACAGGACCTTACGGCTATTTAGTCATGACAGTTAGGCATGTGATGAGGAAATACAAGGATTTTGCAGGGGTGGATGCAACAATGGCAAACCTGATGAGGCCTGCACTCTACGGAGCTTACCATCATATTACTGTACTGGGAAAGGAGGATAAGCCTAAGAATTGCACTTATGATGTTGTTGGCTCGCTTTGCGAGAATAATGACAAGTTCGCGATAGACAGGAAGATTCCGGAAATAGAGGAAGGAGACATCCTTGTGCAGCATGACACAGGAGCGCACGGGCATGCCATGGGATTTAACTATAATGGAAAGCTGAGGAGTGCTGAGCTTTTGCTCAGGGAAGATGGAAGTGTCATGGAAATCAGAAGAGCTGAGGCTGCTGATGATTATTTTTCAACGCTGGATTTTGGGGAGCTTAAGAAATTTAAGTAA